The following coding sequences are from one Megalopta genalis isolate 19385.01 chromosome 19, iyMegGena1_principal, whole genome shotgun sequence window:
- the HLH54F gene encoding basic helix-loop-helix domain-containing transcription factor HLH54F: MPRKRRASTPSFDAEEDEFGSEEKYTKDDLDSRAPRNAANARERARMRVLSKAFCRLKTTLPWVPADTKLSKLDTLRLAATYIAHLRAVLRDDGDAHSETTRSLSLALSWPFALQGSNASMLMNNSCNVSSSTAPSPNQYRGQQGGHEIQNFHHPGHQSMSTRHNHEQQLSYF, encoded by the exons ATGCCACGCAAGCGACGCGCGTCGACACCGTCGTTCGACGCTGAAGAGGATGAGTTTGGTTCCGAAGAGAAGTACACCAAGGACGATTTGGATAGTCGTGCGCCCAGGAACGCGGCGAACGCCAGGGAACGAGCTCGGATGAGGGTCCTCAGCAAGGCGTTCTGCAGGCTGAAGACCACTCTGCCGTGGGTACCTGCAGACACCAAGCTCAGCAAACTGGATACGCTGCGACTCGCCGCGACTTACATCGCTCATCTTCGAGCGGTCCTCAGGGACGACGGAGATGCGCACTCGGAGACCACCAGGTCTTTGTCACTGGCCCTG TCGTGGCCATTTGCTCTTCAAGGCAGCAACGCTTCGATGTTGATGAACAACAGTTGCAACGTGTCGTCCTCGACAGCACCGAGTCCTAATCAGTACCGTGGCCAACAAGGAGGACACGAGATCCAGAATTTCCACCACCCTGGACATCAGAGCATGTCAACGCGTCACAATCACGAGCAGCAGCTCTCCTATTTCTAA
- the LOC143260752 gene encoding peritrophin-1-like, with amino-acid sequence MTIHSHNCHNSLVALRTQPEKLNTMRGFIFVSILVTIAVMAIAVAQVAAVKECPPQNGQNVTLLPNPANCKTYFSCETGHPVLMPCPEGLYFDPILSVCDWTIREEKNNCL; translated from the exons ATGACGATCCACAGTCATAACTGTCATAACAGTCTAGTTGCGCTAAGAACACAGCCTGAAAAGCTAAACACAATGCGTG GCTTCATCTTCGTTAGCATTCTGGTTACCATCGCCGTTATGGCCATCGCCGTTGCTCAGGTCGCTGCAGTGAAAGAGTGTCCACCACAAAATGGACAGAATGTCACTTTACTTCCGAACCCGGCCAATTGTAAAACCTACTTCTCGTGCGAAACAGGACATCCCGTCTTAATGCCGTGCCCCGAAGGGCTCTATTTCGATCCTATTCTCAGCGTATGCGATTGGACCATACGCGAGGAAAAGAATAATTGCTTGTAA